In Paenibacillus hexagrammi, the following are encoded in one genomic region:
- a CDS encoding anthranilate phosphoribosyltransferase, with protein sequence MISLLKEVGRGKRGARDLTYEEALQAAEQIINGTATPAQIGAFLVAERIKMESPDELKAFIDELKKHRSSFPMEGSFDCAGPYDGRSRTFIATLPTAFVLAACGLPNTLHGSPSMPPKWGITLTDVLQAMNVSAVTSSRDALVAAAQRTGFLFVPTEAWCPPLAALRGLRQELGLRTVFNTAEKLMRFTDAPYMAIGVFHGTVFEKITNLLMDLGVSRGIVVQGMEGSEDLAVDKRTRTYLIQDGASELFIVDPELYELMVEVPEVEWTAELQAQTALSVLKGEAELPYLNMVLLNSAMRLWISKKAGSIEEGIYMARHAIEQGKALQTYQAWLEAIKPVSTL encoded by the coding sequence ATGATTTCATTATTAAAAGAAGTAGGCCGCGGCAAACGCGGAGCAAGAGATTTGACTTACGAAGAAGCGCTGCAGGCTGCGGAGCAGATTATAAATGGAACCGCTACACCTGCCCAAATCGGAGCTTTTCTTGTGGCGGAGCGAATCAAAATGGAGTCGCCGGATGAACTGAAGGCATTCATTGACGAGCTGAAAAAGCACAGAAGCTCCTTTCCGATGGAGGGCAGCTTTGATTGTGCAGGACCGTACGACGGTCGCTCGCGTACATTTATCGCTACGCTGCCTACCGCTTTTGTACTAGCGGCTTGCGGCCTGCCAAATACGCTGCACGGCTCGCCAAGTATGCCTCCGAAGTGGGGGATTACACTTACTGACGTCCTTCAAGCCATGAATGTATCTGCTGTTACTTCCTCTCGGGATGCTTTGGTTGCGGCTGCGCAGCGGACCGGATTTCTCTTCGTTCCAACGGAGGCCTGGTGTCCTCCGCTCGCCGCGCTGAGAGGATTGCGGCAAGAACTCGGTCTCCGTACCGTCTTTAATACAGCGGAGAAGCTGATGCGCTTTACCGATGCTCCATATATGGCGATCGGCGTGTTTCACGGAACCGTGTTCGAAAAAATCACGAATTTGCTGATGGACCTCGGTGTATCAAGAGGTATTGTCGTACAGGGAATGGAAGGCTCCGAGGATCTTGCCGTCGACAAGCGCACACGTACGTATCTCATCCAGGACGGAGCAAGCGAGCTCTTTATCGTCGATCCAGAGCTTTACGAGCTGATGGTTGAGGTGCCTGAAGTGGAATGGACTGCTGAGTTGCAAGCACAGACCGCCTTGTCTGTGTTGAAAGGAGAGGCCGAGCTTCCCTACTTGAATATGGTGCTGCTGAACAGTGCGATGAGGCTCTGGATTTCCAAAAAAGCCGGATCCATTGAGGAAGGTATCTACATGGCGCGGCATGCCATTGAGCAAGGAAAAGCGCTGCAAACCTACCAGGCATGGTTGGAAGCAATTAAACCTGTTTCCACGCTGTAG
- a CDS encoding CAP domain-containing protein, whose amino-acid sequence MFHGKRKHAWIALVCAILLFTSSTTAFAFGKGSKGPDVYAVQGMLKSLGYYGGPITGYYGSQTQAGVKAFQNKYGLPVTGNIDDQTLQSILWAYGNLKISKKPAPNPTPVPQPSAPPQPSAPPSEPSPPPETPIVSGLTEEEQQMLDLVNKERAAAGVPPLTADLQLTKTARLKSQDMVDNNYFSHESPTYGSPFDMMQKFGIQYNTAGENIACNQNVQAAHQALMNSQGHRENILNKDYTHIGIGIVNGGPCGKMFTQQFIGK is encoded by the coding sequence ATGTTTCATGGCAAAAGAAAGCATGCCTGGATCGCGCTGGTTTGCGCCATTCTGCTGTTTACGTCTTCCACGACGGCATTCGCTTTTGGCAAAGGCTCCAAAGGACCTGACGTATATGCCGTGCAGGGGATGCTGAAATCCCTGGGCTACTACGGTGGGCCCATCACGGGATATTACGGCAGTCAGACGCAAGCCGGTGTCAAAGCCTTTCAAAACAAATACGGCCTGCCAGTGACCGGTAACATTGATGACCAAACGCTGCAATCCATTCTTTGGGCTTACGGCAATTTGAAAATTTCCAAGAAGCCTGCGCCAAACCCAACACCTGTGCCGCAGCCGTCAGCTCCGCCACAGCCGTCGGCTCCGCCGTCTGAGCCGAGCCCGCCTCCCGAAACGCCGATTGTATCCGGCTTGACAGAGGAAGAGCAGCAGATGCTGGATTTGGTTAACAAGGAACGTGCTGCTGCCGGTGTGCCGCCGCTTACCGCAGACCTCCAGCTGACCAAGACAGCCCGCTTGAAAAGTCAGGATATGGTCGACAATAATTATTTCTCACATGAATCGCCTACGTACGGATCGCCGTTTGATATGATGCAGAAGTTCGGCATCCAGTACAATACGGCAGGGGAAAACATTGCTTGCAATCAGAATGTGCAGGCAGCGCATCAAGCCCTTATGAATTCGCAGGGCCATCGCGAAAACATTCTAAACAAGGACTATACGCACATCGGCATCGGTATTGTGAACGGAGGCCCATGCGGTAAGATGTTCACACAGCAGTTTATCGGCAAATAA
- a CDS encoding FAD-dependent oxidoreductase has translation MKQEIVKSDITVIGGGLAGVCAAIAAARLGQTVSLVQNRPVLGGNSSSEVRVWVCGATSHGVHRYARETGIMGELFVENQYRNIDGNPYIWDLIILEKVKNENNITLFLNTDVHEVEADGDEQERQIRSVTGWMMGSERRIRFESSVFLDCTGDGLIGFLAGAKHRIGREAQREFNEEWAPLVADDITLGSTLLFYTKDAGRPVKYIPPSFAKDITKTLIPMKRVIRSGDNGCAYWWIEWGGELDTVHDNERIRDELSSVIYGIWDYIKNSGQFDSENLTLEWIGSIPGKREYRRFVGDYVLNQNDVIAQKEFSDRIAFGGWSIDLHPPQGMYAEAKGSKHMHMDGSYHIPFRSLYSANVSNMLMAGRNISATHVAFGTTRVMATCAVIGEAAGTGAALCVQKGVTPRTLHDEHLSCLQQTLLRQDASVLGLKNADPDDLARHASVQASSELTKLSLEHSAGVMPLTNSLGLIVPVSPRIEGLEFLLDCVRDTELTVELWSTGKPQNYVPYKLESSAKANVKAGDRQWVKVDAVWAPGQEQNAFVIIRSNPDLSVHLSDRPQTGVLAFEHGEDAQLAKDFGDMHDHQPVVEWSGRAFYRKPICFRLSSPTKAFAANRVVDGYVRPYAGPHMWSSEAMSVDSPEWLEFTWPTPVSIKNIHVTLNDDVHEDLINLHHHRTEFEVIPELIQAYEVQAFIHGEWKQVVSVTDNHTRRHVHQLDEIVSTERLRIVVHSTNGAPSAEIVEVRCYS, from the coding sequence ATGAAGCAAGAAATCGTAAAATCAGATATTACAGTAATCGGCGGAGGGCTGGCAGGTGTATGCGCTGCTATCGCTGCTGCGAGGCTGGGTCAAACCGTATCACTCGTACAGAATCGACCTGTCCTGGGAGGCAATTCAAGCAGTGAAGTTCGCGTCTGGGTATGCGGAGCAACGTCACATGGCGTCCATCGGTATGCGCGGGAGACAGGAATTATGGGTGAGCTGTTCGTAGAAAATCAATATCGGAATATAGATGGTAATCCGTATATTTGGGATCTCATCATATTGGAGAAAGTGAAAAATGAAAACAATATCACGCTCTTTTTGAATACGGATGTTCACGAAGTTGAGGCGGATGGCGATGAGCAGGAGCGTCAAATACGCTCGGTTACCGGATGGATGATGGGCTCAGAGCGTCGAATTCGCTTTGAAAGCAGCGTATTCCTTGATTGTACGGGGGATGGATTGATCGGCTTTCTGGCAGGGGCCAAGCATCGAATCGGACGCGAGGCGCAAAGAGAATTCAACGAAGAATGGGCGCCGCTTGTTGCTGACGACATTACGTTAGGGAGCACGCTGCTCTTTTATACGAAAGATGCAGGCCGCCCGGTCAAATACATCCCGCCCAGCTTCGCAAAGGATATTACGAAAACACTGATACCAATGAAACGTGTTATTCGAAGCGGGGATAATGGCTGTGCCTACTGGTGGATCGAATGGGGAGGGGAGTTGGATACCGTTCATGACAATGAGCGGATTCGGGACGAACTTTCCTCGGTTATCTATGGAATTTGGGACTATATTAAAAATTCAGGCCAATTTGATAGTGAGAATCTTACATTGGAATGGATCGGTTCCATCCCTGGTAAGCGGGAATACCGCCGGTTTGTAGGAGACTATGTGCTGAATCAGAACGATGTGATCGCTCAAAAGGAGTTTTCCGATCGCATCGCATTCGGCGGCTGGTCGATAGACCTTCATCCGCCACAAGGTATGTATGCCGAAGCCAAAGGCTCCAAACATATGCATATGGACGGCAGCTATCACATCCCTTTCCGGTCTTTATATTCCGCCAATGTGAGCAACATGCTGATGGCCGGCCGCAACATTAGCGCAACGCACGTTGCGTTCGGAACGACCCGCGTTATGGCTACATGCGCGGTGATTGGCGAGGCTGCCGGAACGGGTGCCGCGCTGTGCGTACAGAAAGGTGTTACGCCGCGAACGCTGCACGATGAGCATTTGAGCTGCCTCCAACAGACACTGCTGAGGCAGGATGCGTCCGTACTCGGTTTGAAGAACGCCGACCCAGATGATTTGGCCCGGCACGCGTCGGTCCAAGCGTCCAGTGAATTGACCAAGCTATCGCTCGAGCATTCGGCAGGGGTGATGCCGCTGACGAACAGCTTGGGTCTGATTGTACCTGTCTCGCCTCGGATCGAAGGATTGGAATTTCTGTTGGATTGCGTGCGGGATACAGAACTTACAGTTGAGCTGTGGAGCACAGGCAAGCCGCAGAACTATGTTCCTTACAAGCTGGAGTCATCGGCAAAGGCTAATGTGAAGGCAGGAGATCGGCAGTGGGTCAAAGTAGATGCGGTTTGGGCGCCTGGGCAGGAACAGAACGCTTTTGTCATTATTAGAAGCAACCCGGATTTGTCCGTGCATCTATCGGACCGTCCTCAGACCGGCGTACTTGCTTTCGAACATGGCGAAGATGCACAGCTTGCTAAAGATTTCGGCGATATGCACGACCACCAACCGGTAGTGGAATGGAGCGGCAGAGCGTTTTACCGGAAACCGATCTGCTTCCGCTTGTCGTCACCTACCAAGGCCTTTGCTGCAAACCGTGTTGTTGATGGTTATGTCAGACCCTATGCCGGACCGCATATGTGGTCTTCTGAAGCCATGTCGGTGGACAGTCCAGAATGGCTGGAATTCACTTGGCCGACCCCTGTTTCGATTAAGAACATCCATGTGACCTTGAACGATGACGTTCATGAGGATCTGATCAACCTACACCATCATCGAACGGAGTTCGAAGTGATCCCGGAGCTGATCCAAGCATACGAAGTGCAGGCCTTCATCCATGGAGAGTGGAAGCAAGTTGTATCGGTAACCGATAATCACACAAGAAGGCACGTACACCAGCTCGATGAAATCGTAAGCACGGAGAGGCTGCGAATTGTGGTGCACAGTACGAATGGAGCACCATCCGCAGAGATCGTTGAGGTCCGCTGCTACAGCTAG
- a CDS encoding carbohydrate ABC transporter permease encodes MGNNWMRRQRMLGYLFIGPNMIGVILFFVIPAVYSFFLMFTDYKFMSPDVHMVGLDNVKRLFHDEIFYKAIQNTLVFLLAVPASIFLSFLVALVLNQSVYIKSTLRALFFMPYITSGVAIAFVWMLLFQPKEGPINAFLRMIGIEHPPGWLSTTDTSMYAIDIIWVWFMLGYNMIIYLAALQEISTDLLEAAKMDGARGWRVIRHIVWPLVSPTTFLLLITGLIMTIKTFGIIQAITQGGPGNSTTILSLFVYQNAFRYYEMGYAATISWALFFIILLITVVQWIGQKRWVHY; translated from the coding sequence GTGGGTAACAATTGGATGAGGCGGCAGAGGATGCTGGGATACCTGTTCATTGGTCCAAATATGATCGGAGTGATTTTATTTTTTGTCATTCCAGCTGTCTATTCGTTTTTTTTAATGTTTACCGATTACAAGTTCATGAGTCCGGATGTGCATATGGTGGGACTCGATAATGTGAAACGTTTGTTTCACGATGAAATTTTTTACAAGGCCATCCAAAATACGCTGGTATTTCTTTTAGCCGTTCCTGCGAGCATCTTCTTGTCGTTTCTTGTGGCGCTTGTGCTCAATCAGTCGGTGTATATCAAAAGCACGCTTCGTGCACTGTTCTTTATGCCGTACATTACAAGCGGTGTCGCCATCGCCTTCGTATGGATGCTGCTGTTCCAGCCGAAGGAGGGACCGATCAATGCTTTTTTAAGAATGATTGGTATCGAACATCCGCCCGGCTGGTTGTCCACGACAGATACATCGATGTATGCCATCGATATTATCTGGGTCTGGTTCATGCTCGGCTATAACATGATTATTTATTTAGCGGCCTTGCAGGAAATTTCAACGGATCTTCTCGAAGCCGCCAAAATGGACGGCGCTAGAGGCTGGCGCGTGATCCGCCATATCGTCTGGCCGCTCGTAAGCCCTACGACATTCTTGCTGCTCATAACGGGACTCATCATGACGATTAAAACCTTCGGGATTATTCAAGCCATTACACAAGGCGGCCCCGGGAACAGCACGACTATATTATCGTTGTTTGTTTATCAGAACGCGTTCCGTTATTACGAGATGGGATATGCGGCTACGATTTCTTGGGCACTGTTCTTTATCATTTTGCTCATAACAGTTGTTCAATGGATCGGACAAAAACGCTGGGTTCATTACTAG
- a CDS encoding ABC transporter substrate-binding protein, whose translation MDSWNKDHPDIQVEYVRFVNDDDGNLKLDTALMTGQDIDLFVNYTLSQVNKRIQAGAALDLSEFKDYNIDEKMGPDAKPWQVGGKYYGIPTKKNAFFVALNKDALDKAGLAVPKEWTWDQMREYAMKLKTDTRYGLLQHTEPFVDPIDSVLVKEGYVKADGSSNLDHPLVTKWLTTLNAMMHEDKSTPPLGEQLTSKMPVENEFLGGKAAMLNIGEWLIRSSNDTKTFPRDFKIAFAPVPRLEANQADFINRGGLGDYISINAKSKNKDAAWKFLTWYADGGMAPMAVGGRLPASKDVNQETALNSLLGDKASTYDVESLKYVLYGDKTPTFVRSVPQQVIDLRSQEYEKYFLGSSSIDQAVQNMVKRHNDFLKQQK comes from the coding sequence GTGGATTCCTGGAACAAGGATCATCCCGACATTCAAGTGGAATATGTAAGGTTCGTCAATGATGATGACGGTAACTTGAAGCTGGATACAGCGCTGATGACGGGACAGGACATTGATTTATTTGTCAATTACACCTTGTCCCAAGTGAATAAACGAATTCAGGCCGGTGCCGCGCTGGACCTCAGTGAATTTAAGGATTACAACATTGATGAGAAAATGGGTCCCGACGCCAAGCCGTGGCAGGTGGGCGGCAAGTACTACGGAATTCCTACGAAAAAGAATGCGTTCTTCGTGGCGCTGAATAAAGATGCACTGGATAAAGCTGGGCTCGCCGTTCCTAAGGAATGGACCTGGGATCAAATGAGAGAATACGCGATGAAGCTCAAAACCGACACGAGATACGGGCTGCTGCAGCATACAGAGCCATTTGTCGATCCGATCGACTCCGTGCTTGTGAAGGAAGGCTATGTAAAAGCGGACGGCAGCTCCAATCTGGATCATCCACTGGTCACCAAATGGCTGACTACACTGAATGCCATGATGCATGAAGATAAATCAACACCTCCTCTCGGTGAGCAGTTGACGAGTAAAATGCCGGTCGAGAATGAATTTTTGGGCGGAAAAGCCGCCATGCTGAACATCGGTGAGTGGCTGATCCGCAGCTCGAACGATACCAAAACGTTCCCGCGCGATTTCAAAATCGCCTTCGCCCCAGTACCGCGTCTAGAGGCAAATCAAGCGGACTTTATTAACCGCGGAGGACTTGGTGACTATATTTCCATCAATGCGAAATCAAAGAATAAGGATGCGGCCTGGAAGTTCTTAACTTGGTACGCAGACGGAGGCATGGCGCCTATGGCCGTCGGAGGCAGACTTCCGGCTTCCAAGGATGTTAACCAGGAAACGGCATTGAACAGCTTGCTTGGCGATAAAGCATCCACGTATGATGTGGAATCTCTGAAATATGTGCTCTATGGCGACAAAACGCCGACGTTCGTCCGCAGCGTGCCACAGCAGGTCATCGACTTGCGTTCTCAGGAGTATGAGAAGTATTTCTTGGGCTCAAGCAGTATCGATCAAGCAGTACAGAATATGGTGAAGCGTCATAATGACTTTTTGAAGCAGCAAAAATAA
- a CDS encoding ANTAR domain-containing response regulator: MLQSFILIDEFSPTRSASSTSSSHSRTDAASLVKESMPEAALKDLGFRVYTASAPKELSFIIGKVDAALLSVSPEQVAPWRSRVLEHRSLPVFWWCDHHTFPSNECKLDAGIDGLIGSAMNALEIHCALLLGVNHYFQRTEWHQEREQLLSKLEERKWIDQAKRILSEIKHISEAEAYDFLRKQAMNERKRMVDVATSIVKVYQLLQDQNQGGRKR, encoded by the coding sequence ATGTTGCAATCATTTATACTGATCGACGAGTTCTCTCCAACTCGCTCAGCTTCCTCCACCTCGTCTTCGCATTCGCGGACTGACGCTGCATCTCTGGTCAAAGAGTCGATGCCAGAGGCTGCGTTAAAAGATCTGGGATTTCGAGTGTACACAGCCTCTGCTCCCAAAGAGCTTTCCTTTATAATAGGTAAAGTGGATGCTGCTTTGCTTTCGGTCAGCCCCGAGCAAGTAGCGCCTTGGCGCAGCCGAGTTCTTGAACATCGAAGCCTTCCTGTCTTCTGGTGGTGTGATCACCATACGTTTCCCAGCAACGAATGCAAGCTTGATGCAGGTATTGACGGCCTAATCGGCTCCGCCATGAACGCTCTTGAAATTCACTGTGCTCTACTGCTTGGTGTCAATCATTACTTTCAACGGACGGAGTGGCATCAAGAACGAGAACAGCTTCTATCGAAGCTTGAGGAGCGCAAATGGATCGATCAGGCCAAACGCATTCTTAGTGAAATCAAGCATATCTCGGAGGCGGAGGCCTACGATTTTCTGCGCAAACAAGCCATGAACGAACGCAAACGGATGGTTGACGTCGCCACCTCCATCGTCAAAGTGTATCAGCTGCTGCAGGATCAGAATCAAGGAGGTCGAAAACGATGA
- a CDS encoding carbohydrate ABC transporter permease — MTVTKTLVTFIMLILGILMVVPFLWMISTSFKTPAEVFEYPIRWIPSTLQWDHHIKVWTGDKSFGTYYLNSLKISIISTIGATFLSAFAAYGFSRIEFKGRNAMFLVYISMMMVPPQVLFVPKFIMFEWAGIYNTHWALILPGMFTIFGVFMLRQFFLSVPHEISEAAFIDGAGHLRIFFNLVLPLAKPALATLAIIDFSWHWNDYENALVFLIDEKLYTVPLGLQNFILENNVDYNGMMAAATAGIIPMIIVFLIGQRFIIQGISSAAVKG; from the coding sequence ATGACTGTTACGAAAACGCTTGTTACCTTCATCATGCTGATCTTAGGGATATTGATGGTCGTTCCGTTTTTATGGATGATCAGCACTTCGTTCAAGACACCGGCTGAGGTGTTTGAGTATCCGATCCGGTGGATTCCCTCTACACTGCAATGGGATCATCACATCAAGGTTTGGACCGGGGATAAAAGCTTCGGCACGTATTATCTGAACTCGCTCAAAATCTCCATCATTAGCACGATAGGAGCTACATTTCTATCAGCGTTTGCCGCCTATGGGTTTTCGCGCATCGAGTTTAAGGGACGAAACGCGATGTTTCTCGTCTATATATCGATGATGATGGTTCCCCCTCAGGTGCTGTTCGTGCCGAAATTCATCATGTTCGAGTGGGCCGGCATCTATAACACACATTGGGCGTTAATCCTGCCGGGGATGTTTACGATATTTGGCGTGTTTATGCTAAGGCAATTTTTCCTTTCCGTACCCCATGAAATATCCGAGGCTGCTTTTATTGACGGTGCCGGACACTTGCGAATCTTTTTTAATCTGGTACTGCCCTTGGCTAAACCGGCACTCGCTACGCTGGCCATCATTGATTTCTCATGGCACTGGAACGATTACGAGAATGCGCTTGTCTTTCTGATCGATGAGAAGCTGTACACGGTACCGCTTGGTTTGCAAAATTTTATCTTAGAAAACAACGTGGACTATAACGGGATGATGGCGGCAGCAACGGCGGGGATTATCCCAATGATCATTGTTTTTCTTATCGGTCAACGATTCATCATTCAAGGCATATCTAGTGCGGCAGTAAAAGGGTAA
- a CDS encoding S-layer homology domain-containing protein, with product MIQGKALPILLALSIVSPFSAIAHAETSNDPAPFIAAKVVNENAGKKVLFDNSHGETSGAADWVIDGGFSDFGNALAGAGFYVKELRKNSSITLSDLQGYDVFVVAEAQYPFKPSEQQAILDYVSQGGSIFFIADHYNADRNKNRWDGSEVFNGYRRGAWNNPAAGMTSEEAASSIMEGVQSSDWLANNFGVRFRYNALGDINADGIVSPDQAFGITQGVSAVAMHAGSTLAIVDPNKAKGLVYLPSTSTAWASAVDQGVYNGGGHEEGAFSAIAKIGLGKAAFIGDSSPIEDATPKYLKEETGGSKTTYDGWKEVDDALYVTNLVNWLAKQESYTSLSEVPGLELDQPTPLLSMEEPSTSTEPQTEPWAAPSAGYKWWDSSTYKAGSYGSTAVVANPTYGSVHQATLPNAEPFQIRVEANNLTPNQTVSNFNIGIYLAGGTQVGQVKNDDGTWPSSYGYSSAFSMTADSNGYAHKDLTVQIKPGTSGSATLRVRQGSTALKSESVTIDNVPAESLPSVDQPQPQLPALSTIAEVRNQGANQSVTVEGIVTTEPGIFGGQAFYLQDGTGGIYVYQNTAGFHAGDRVSVSASTSLYNSELELASPLDIHKTETTQVPAPNVVTALNDSNQGQLVTLNDAEITNIVSATPPGSFEFDADTSGSIGGTITHVRVDARTGLTQTDFTYQAGDKVTITGISAIYNGVYQLKPRGLSDFAAVTVDPDPVTAPALSDITFEQHPSSLRVGDSKQTVAQAVYSDSSKTDVTAYATWESGDMNIATVSQGLVTAVSAGSTVIEATYQGITRSFPIYVSKKHSGSSAPATAPSVTSSSDESDKSDKSDNPADSSKPEDKPTSTRPDIFQTKVVKADTVVQHVEQLIKQARESAAPAAEPADTKGHWSEQTVDTFMKLHIIEGYKDGSFKPDSPITRAEFAVLISRAFHITEDNASAPALSDVEDHWAKDAIESLAAVGVVGGYGDGTFQPDKTISREEMVTILSRIVNLKSVQTDANTGSFTDVADSYAAQAIEEAANAGIIEGSEDGAFNPKQNSTRAEALTVILHALILNPEVKQLLDSLK from the coding sequence ATGATTCAAGGAAAAGCATTGCCCATTCTCTTGGCGCTTTCCATCGTCTCGCCTTTCTCGGCGATAGCGCACGCTGAGACGTCGAACGATCCAGCACCGTTTATTGCGGCTAAAGTCGTCAATGAGAATGCCGGTAAAAAAGTGTTATTTGACAACTCGCATGGTGAAACTTCTGGCGCAGCCGATTGGGTCATCGACGGAGGCTTCTCCGACTTCGGTAATGCACTCGCAGGGGCAGGCTTCTATGTAAAGGAGCTTCGCAAGAATTCATCGATTACCCTTTCGGACCTGCAGGGCTATGATGTGTTTGTCGTTGCAGAAGCGCAGTATCCTTTCAAACCGTCCGAACAGCAAGCGATTCTCGATTATGTCAGCCAAGGAGGATCCATTTTCTTTATCGCCGATCATTACAATGCGGACCGGAACAAGAACCGTTGGGACGGCTCGGAAGTATTCAACGGTTATCGCCGCGGCGCTTGGAATAATCCTGCTGCAGGGATGACTTCTGAAGAGGCAGCTTCTTCCATTATGGAAGGAGTGCAGAGCTCTGATTGGCTTGCCAACAATTTCGGGGTGCGTTTTCGCTACAACGCTTTAGGGGATATCAATGCCGACGGGATTGTTTCTCCGGATCAGGCATTCGGCATTACACAAGGGGTTTCCGCTGTCGCGATGCATGCAGGCTCAACCCTGGCGATCGTAGATCCGAATAAAGCCAAAGGCCTTGTGTATTTGCCTTCGACTAGTACAGCTTGGGCAAGTGCTGTTGACCAAGGTGTATACAATGGAGGCGGTCATGAGGAAGGGGCATTTTCCGCTATTGCCAAGATTGGGCTCGGCAAGGCTGCATTTATCGGCGATTCCTCACCTATTGAAGATGCGACGCCTAAGTACCTGAAAGAAGAGACGGGCGGAAGCAAAACGACTTACGATGGTTGGAAAGAAGTAGACGACGCTCTCTATGTAACTAATCTGGTTAATTGGCTGGCGAAGCAAGAAAGCTACACGTCGCTTTCGGAAGTTCCAGGCTTGGAGCTGGATCAGCCAACACCGCTGCTTTCTATGGAAGAACCTTCAACATCGACCGAGCCGCAAACCGAGCCTTGGGCTGCTCCAAGTGCCGGCTATAAATGGTGGGATTCCTCCACATATAAGGCTGGCTCTTATGGCTCTACTGCGGTTGTTGCGAATCCAACCTACGGCTCTGTCCATCAGGCAACACTGCCTAATGCAGAACCATTCCAGATTCGTGTGGAAGCGAATAATCTTACTCCGAATCAGACAGTATCGAATTTTAATATTGGTATTTATCTAGCAGGAGGAACTCAAGTCGGACAAGTTAAGAATGACGACGGAACATGGCCTTCATCTTATGGGTATAGTTCCGCTTTTTCGATGACCGCCGATTCGAACGGATATGCACACAAAGATTTGACAGTTCAAATCAAACCAGGCACGTCTGGTTCGGCAACGCTTCGGGTTCGTCAGGGAAGCACTGCACTTAAATCCGAGTCGGTTACCATTGACAATGTTCCCGCTGAATCGCTGCCTTCTGTTGATCAGCCTCAGCCTCAGCTTCCTGCTTTAAGCACCATTGCGGAAGTCCGGAATCAAGGAGCGAATCAATCAGTCACTGTAGAAGGCATTGTCACGACCGAGCCCGGCATCTTCGGAGGCCAAGCCTTTTATCTGCAGGATGGGACAGGCGGAATTTATGTCTACCAAAACACAGCGGGCTTCCATGCAGGAGATCGGGTGTCTGTTTCAGCTTCGACGAGTCTGTACAATTCAGAATTAGAATTAGCCAGTCCGCTTGATATTCATAAAACCGAGACGACGCAGGTTCCTGCTCCAAATGTAGTTACAGCTCTTAATGACAGCAACCAAGGGCAGCTAGTTACATTGAATGATGCAGAGATTACGAATATCGTCTCAGCAACACCACCGGGTTCATTTGAATTTGATGCTGATACGTCGGGCAGTATCGGCGGTACGATTACGCATGTTCGAGTGGATGCAAGAACAGGACTTACACAAACGGATTTTACGTACCAAGCTGGAGATAAGGTTACTATTACCGGAATTTCTGCCATATATAATGGTGTATACCAGCTTAAGCCTAGAGGCTTGAGTGACTTTGCCGCAGTAACGGTTGATCCTGATCCGGTTACTGCTCCAGCGCTATCCGATATTACCTTTGAGCAGCATCCATCTTCGTTAAGGGTTGGGGATTCTAAGCAAACGGTAGCTCAAGCTGTATATTCAGATTCCAGTAAGACGGACGTTACCGCTTATGCGACATGGGAGTCCGGTGATATGAATATAGCAACTGTTTCACAAGGTTTGGTTACTGCTGTTTCTGCAGGTTCTACTGTTATTGAAGCAACCTATCAAGGGATTACACGAAGCTTTCCCATTTACGTTTCCAAAAAGCATTCGGGTTCTTCCGCACCGGCTACTGCGCCTTCGGTTACATCCTCCTCCGATGAATCTGACAAGTCTGACAAGTCCGACAATCCGGCCGATTCGTCGAAGCCCGAGGATAAGCCAACATCTACGCGGCCTGACATTTTCCAAACGAAAGTTGTGAAAGCCGATACAGTCGTTCAACATGTGGAGCAGTTGATTAAGCAGGCTCGCGAATCAGCAGCACCTGCGGCTGAGCCGGCGGATACGAAGGGTCACTGGTCGGAACAAACCGTAGATACGTTCATGAAGCTTCATATTATTGAAGGATATAAAGACGGCAGCTTTAAGCCGGACAGTCCAATCACACGCGCTGAGTTCGCGGTTCTCATCTCTCGTGCTTTCCATATCACGGAAGACAACGCTTCGGCACCTGCTTTAAGCGATGTTGAAGATCATTGGGCGAAGGATGCAATCGAATCGCTTGCAGCGGTAGGCGTAGTAGGCGGATATGGTGACGGTACCTTCCAGCCTGATAAGACGATCTCGCGGGAAGAAATGGTGACGATCCTTTCACGCATTGTAAATCTGAAGAGCGTTCAAACTGATGCTAACACAGGCAGCTTTACGGATGTAGCAGACTCCTATGCAGCGCAAGCCATCGAAGAGGCTGCCAATGCGGGGATCATTGAAGGATCAGAAGACGGGGCATTCAATCCGAAGCAAAATTCTACCCGCGCAGAAGCGCTAACCGTCATTCTTCATGCACTCATTCTTAATCCTGAGGTTAAACAGCTTTTAGACTCACTTAAGTAA